A region from the Mercenaria mercenaria strain notata chromosome 7, MADL_Memer_1, whole genome shotgun sequence genome encodes:
- the LOC128558542 gene encoding uncharacterized protein LOC128558542 — translation MLLLWTVFIWNDGNVCPILLHSEKSPRCPFLLHNAERNIRFFTGTIIENQILQNSWVDDQVLEQALTVDRNVSVERIYDHETFQDQTNVTSEVDTEQPSFSIFTYDSLPDPEILYRSVGEETLPSVYHDDVFANLTIFETVGSYNPHSQDSRQASDIVSGGQATNEVSLNNSHYCPENELENISVAAGMNNRSVGHLNSEVSNIERAVNPDVRFTESLRIKIHTASQNIPVEMFQNIGSGSVSDMNVHTEECHELLALNYLSERLKSFNRWKRETIVKTFDLAIAGFYYTGHEDSVKCFCCNKILGHWEVGDVPWLEHAKHSPDCSYVKQNLSPNLIQAVGDGDEKEVKLFKNACLGVSDGTVEGACAASDAKVSITNVKTPAAKKNRRREKKNHRK, via the exons ATGCTTTTGTTGTGGACTGTCTTTATCTGGAATGACGGTAACGTTTGTCCAATTTTATTACATTCAGAAAAGTCACCCAGGTGCCCCTTTCTTCTTCACAATGCAGAAAGAAATATTCGATTTTTTACCGGGACGATAATTGAAAACCAGATACTTCAGAACTCTTGGGTCGATGATCAAGTCCTTGAGCAAGCGTTAACTGTTGATAGAAATGTGTCTGTTGAGAGGATATATGATCATGAAACGTTTCAGGATCAAACTAATGTTACAAGTGAGGTTGATACAGAACAACCTTCATTCTCCATTTTCACGTATGACTCTCTGCCAGACCCAGAAATTTTGTACAGATCAGTAGGGGAGGAAACTCTTCCGTCTGTTTACCATGACGATGTGTTTGCAAATCTAACCATATTCGAAACGGTCGGATCATATAATCCCCATTCGCAAGACAGTAGACAGGCCTCAGATATCGTCAGTGGCGGCCAGGCTACAAATGAAGTATCTCTAAATAACAGTCATTACTGTCCTGAAAAtgaattagaaaatatttcagttgCAGCGGGAATGAATAACCGAAGTGTAGGACATTTGAATAGTGAAGTTTCAAATATTGAGCGTGCAGTGAATCCAGATGTTAGATTTACTGAGAGTCTGAGAATAAAGATTCACACAGCATCGCAAAATATACCTGTTGAAATGTTTCAGAATATCGGTTCCGGTTCCGTTAGTGACATGAATGTACACACCGAAGAATGTCATGAGCTGTTAG CATTAAATTACCTGTCTGAGAGACTTAAAAGTTTTAATAGATGGAAAAGGGAAACCATAGTAAAGACATTCGACCTAgctattgctggattttattacaCAG GACATGAAGACTCTGTAAAATGCTTCTGTTGCAACAAGA ttttaggaCACTGGGAAGTAGGAGATGTTCCTTGGCTTGAACATGCGAAACATTCACCTGATTGCTCCTAcgttaaacaaaatttaagtcCAAACTTAATTCAGGCTGTAGGCGAT GGTGATGAAAAAGAAGTGAAATTGTTCAAGAATGCCTGTCTAGGAGTTAGCGATGGAACTGTTGAAGGAGCCTGTGCTGCAAGCGATGCAAAGGTTTCGATTACTAATGTGAAAACCCCAGCTGCGAAAAAGAACAGAAGGA GGGAAAAGAAAAATCACCGAAAATAA